The following are encoded together in the Bradymonas sediminis genome:
- the gspC gene encoding type II secretion system protein GspC, with protein MENFLRKYGWALMLGVIGVGALLLALTANNILASQLAPFTVPELPEMQQVAPRPARASQSKDWDRTIAKLCLFGCEDNAPVEECPGGCPDGQECQAGQCLPVQDQAVDSGLPTLSDLNMQLMGAMVASNPEFSMALLRDESSDATMIMSTGDFIQGTIEIIEIRRDRILLSRGGRTEYMLMNQTLGGAPTSATRTSGVTRPRAAAKALAPTLGKAPRVNSATQGAVKKVSDNQYELKRGALDKQLNDPKALAEQGRIAPNFKDGKRDGLKLVGLSPNSVYSQLGIQSGDVLQSVNGKKIDTTSQAMDLFEQFKSSGEVTVEIERRGQKKRMQYKIH; from the coding sequence ATGGAGAATTTCCTTCGAAAATATGGGTGGGCGCTGATGCTCGGGGTGATTGGTGTGGGGGCGCTGCTTCTGGCGCTCACGGCCAATAATATCCTGGCAAGCCAGCTCGCCCCGTTCACGGTTCCTGAGCTGCCCGAGATGCAGCAGGTTGCCCCGCGGCCCGCGCGCGCCTCGCAGTCCAAGGATTGGGACCGCACGATCGCGAAGCTCTGCTTGTTTGGGTGCGAAGATAACGCGCCCGTCGAGGAGTGCCCGGGCGGCTGCCCCGATGGCCAAGAATGCCAGGCGGGTCAGTGTCTTCCCGTTCAGGACCAGGCCGTCGATTCGGGGCTGCCGACCCTGAGCGACCTCAATATGCAATTGATGGGCGCGATGGTCGCCAGTAATCCCGAGTTTTCCATGGCGCTGCTTCGCGATGAGTCATCCGACGCGACCATGATTATGAGCACCGGTGATTTTATTCAGGGCACCATCGAGATCATCGAGATTCGCCGAGACCGCATCCTCTTATCGCGGGGCGGGCGTACCGAATATATGCTGATGAACCAGACGCTGGGGGGCGCGCCCACCAGCGCCACGCGGACCTCGGGGGTCACGCGCCCTCGGGCAGCCGCCAAGGCGCTCGCGCCTACACTGGGCAAGGCGCCGCGGGTCAACAGCGCGACCCAGGGCGCGGTCAAAAAGGTCAGCGATAACCAGTACGAGCTTAAGCGTGGTGCGCTCGACAAGCAGCTCAACGACCCCAAGGCGCTCGCCGAGCAGGGGCGCATCGCCCCGAACTTCAAAGACGGCAAGCGCGACGGCCTGAAGTTGGTCGGGCTGAGCCCCAATAGCGTGTACTCGCAATTGGGCATCCAGAGCGGCGACGTGCTGCAGTCGGTCAACGGTAAGAAGATCGACACGACCAGTCAGGCCATGGACCTCTTCGAGCAATTTAAATCCAGCGGTGAAGTGACCGTTGAGATTGAGCGGCGCGGCCAAAAAAAGCGCATGCAATATAAAATACATTGA
- the gspE gene encoding type II secretion system ATPase GspE has protein sequence MYNRQKIGDILMRWGHITPAQLEKALGQQREKGGLIGQVLIAMEAATEAQVMEALATQLDYPYEPGIESEAIDLALLEKLQLGYAREHRVLPFGVRNNMVLVGTDNPLHVEALDQIRFLTGKEVLPVVVPTTPLMDAINNVFDRKNRQLGGGLDELDEAESPQGDDASIDINDLLDAADDDEAPVIRFVNSLFVQAVRERASDIHVEPGEKELTVRFRIDGVLKEIAHPPRRFMSSILTRIKIMAGLDIAEKRLPQDGRIRIKMAGKDIDIRVATAPAIHGERITMRLLDKSAVLLDVRDIGLSPENQELLLKLVHRPNGIILVTGPTGSGKTTTLYSALTEINQPDKNILTIEDPVEYQLEGISQMQVNAKIKLNFATGLRSYLRHDPDVIMVGEIRDLETAEMAIQASLTGHLVFSTLHTNDAASAFTRLTDMGVEPFLVSSTVIASLAQRLIRRLCSECKEPYTPTDTVLDEMGISAQMLAEAGGHVYRARDGGCEHCLGLGYRGRSGIHEILHVQDSVRNLVMNRADASNIKREACAQGMRTMREDGAIKVLAGMTSIEEVLRVTQEDDPEEEAI, from the coding sequence ATGTATAACCGTCAAAAAATCGGAGATATCCTGATGCGCTGGGGGCATATTACCCCGGCGCAGCTCGAAAAGGCCCTCGGCCAGCAGCGCGAGAAGGGCGGCCTCATCGGCCAGGTCCTCATCGCGATGGAAGCCGCCACCGAGGCCCAGGTCATGGAGGCGCTGGCCACCCAGCTCGACTACCCCTATGAGCCGGGCATCGAGTCGGAGGCCATCGACCTGGCGCTGCTCGAGAAGTTGCAGCTGGGCTACGCGCGCGAGCACCGCGTGCTGCCCTTTGGCGTGCGCAATAATATGGTCCTGGTCGGCACGGATAACCCGCTGCACGTCGAGGCCCTCGACCAGATCCGCTTTTTGACGGGCAAAGAAGTGCTGCCGGTGGTGGTCCCGACCACCCCGCTGATGGACGCGATCAACAACGTCTTTGACCGCAAGAACCGCCAGCTAGGCGGCGGTCTGGATGAGCTCGACGAGGCCGAAAGCCCGCAGGGTGATGACGCCAGCATCGACATCAACGACCTGCTCGACGCCGCCGATGACGACGAGGCCCCGGTCATTCGTTTCGTCAATAGCCTCTTCGTGCAGGCGGTGCGCGAGCGCGCCAGTGATATCCACGTGGAGCCGGGCGAAAAAGAGCTCACGGTGCGCTTTCGCATCGACGGTGTGCTCAAAGAAATCGCCCACCCGCCGCGCCGATTTATGTCGTCGATCCTCACCCGCATTAAGATTATGGCGGGGTTGGACATCGCCGAAAAACGCCTGCCCCAGGACGGGCGTATTCGCATTAAGATGGCCGGTAAAGATATCGATATTCGTGTGGCGACCGCCCCGGCGATTCACGGCGAGCGCATCACGATGCGACTGCTGGATAAGTCCGCGGTGCTGCTGGATGTGCGCGATATCGGCCTGTCCCCCGAGAACCAGGAGCTTCTGCTGAAGCTGGTCCACCGCCCCAACGGCATCATCCTGGTCACCGGCCCGACCGGCTCCGGTAAGACGACCACGCTGTATTCGGCGCTCACCGAGATCAACCAGCCGGATAAGAATATTCTGACCATCGAAGACCCGGTCGAGTACCAGCTCGAGGGCATCAGTCAGATGCAGGTCAACGCCAAGATTAAGCTTAATTTCGCGACCGGCCTGCGCAGCTACCTGCGCCACGACCCCGACGTCATCATGGTCGGTGAGATTCGTGACCTTGAGACCGCTGAGATGGCGATTCAGGCCTCCCTCACCGGTCACCTTGTGTTCTCGACCTTGCATACCAACGACGCAGCGAGTGCGTTTACGCGCCTGACCGACATGGGCGTGGAGCCCTTCCTGGTCAGCTCGACGGTCATCGCCTCGCTCGCCCAGCGCCTGATCCGGCGGCTGTGCTCGGAGTGCAAGGAGCCCTATACCCCGACCGATACGGTGCTCGACGAGATGGGCATCAGCGCGCAGATGTTGGCCGAGGCCGGCGGGCATGTGTACCGCGCGCGCGACGGCGGCTGCGAGCATTGTCTGGGGCTGGGCTACCGGGGCCGAAGCGGTATCCACGAGATCCTGCACGTGCAGGACTCGGTGCGAAACCTGGTCATGAACCGGGCGGACGCCTCCAATATCAAGCGCGAAGCCTGCGCCCAGGGCATGCGCACCATGCGCGAAGACGGCGCGATCAAGGTGCTCGCCGGGATGACCAGCATCGAAGAGGTGTTGCGCGTCACCCAGGAAGATGACCCGGAAGAAGAAGCGATTTGA
- the gspF gene encoding type II secretion system inner membrane protein GspF yields the protein MPVYEYKGLDAAGKSVKGIHNADTKGALRQHLQGKGIYVTDVWEGKAGAGEKRDGDVDFKKMFERVGIRDISILTRQLATLTRAGIPLVESLNALSDQADKEELKRVLSEVRQKVNEGSSLAKALADHPKYFNNLYVNMVRAGESSGNLDVVLERLTEFLEAQLELRGKIIGAMVYPIIMSVVGVAIMSLLFIFVIPKITRIFEDQGAALPWITQRLLDVSYLFSNFWFIIFPLMGAAVYGFMHWKGTKDGREKWDRFVLKVPIFGPLVRMIAIARFARTLGTLLSSGVPLLTALDIVKNILGNTRLIEVIEDARVNIREGESIAQPLKRSGEFPPLVTHMIAVGERSGQLEEMLDNVAIAYNQQVDMRVQALTTILEPLMIVLMGGGVASIVFAVMLPILQLNQNIG from the coding sequence ATGCCCGTGTACGAATACAAAGGCCTGGACGCCGCTGGAAAGAGCGTCAAAGGTATCCACAACGCTGACACCAAGGGAGCGTTGCGCCAGCATCTGCAGGGTAAGGGCATCTATGTCACCGACGTTTGGGAGGGCAAGGCCGGCGCCGGCGAGAAGCGCGACGGCGACGTCGACTTCAAGAAGATGTTCGAGCGGGTGGGGATTCGGGATATCTCCATCCTCACCCGCCAACTCGCCACGCTCACCCGCGCGGGCATCCCGCTGGTCGAGTCCCTCAACGCCCTGAGTGACCAGGCCGACAAAGAGGAGCTTAAGCGCGTCTTGAGCGAAGTGCGCCAGAAGGTCAACGAGGGGTCGAGCCTGGCCAAAGCGCTGGCCGACCACCCGAAATATTTTAATAATCTCTACGTCAATATGGTGCGCGCCGGCGAAAGCTCGGGCAACCTGGACGTGGTCTTGGAGCGTCTGACCGAGTTCCTGGAAGCCCAGCTCGAATTGCGCGGCAAGATCATCGGCGCCATGGTCTACCCGATCATCATGTCGGTGGTCGGCGTGGCGATTATGAGCCTGCTCTTTATCTTCGTGATCCCCAAGATCACCCGGATCTTCGAGGACCAGGGCGCCGCGCTTCCCTGGATCACCCAGCGCCTGCTGGACGTGAGTTATCTCTTCTCGAATTTCTGGTTCATCATCTTCCCGCTGATGGGCGCCGCGGTCTACGGCTTCATGCATTGGAAGGGCACCAAGGATGGCCGGGAAAAGTGGGACCGCTTTGTGCTGAAGGTGCCGATCTTTGGGCCCCTGGTGCGCATGATCGCTATCGCGCGTTTTGCCCGCACGCTGGGCACGCTGCTGAGCAGTGGCGTGCCGCTTTTGACCGCGCTCGATATCGTCAAAAACATCCTGGGCAACACCCGGCTGATTGAAGTTATCGAGGACGCGCGCGTCAATATTCGAGAGGGCGAGTCCATCGCCCAGCCGCTGAAGCGCTCGGGCGAATTCCCGCCGCTGGTGACCCATATGATCGCGGTCGGCGAGCGCAGCGGCCAGCTCGAGGAGATGCTCGACAACGTGGCCATCGCCTATAATCAGCAGGTCGATATGCGCGTGCAGGCGCTCACGACCATCCTGGAGCCCCTGATGATCGTGCTGATGGGCGGCGGCGTTGCGTCCATCGTCTTCGCCGTCATGCTCCCGATTTTGCAGCTCAACCAGAATATCGGATAA
- the gspD gene encoding type II secretion system secretin GspD, with product MGATLFAGALVPSEAAAQENKPGVIERDAPATNEAEKEAPAAAPKPARSSGETVITPDNVSPDERFNLPANFDTNYRPKRTPRNTRVTLDFRQAQLAEVVKFFAAAMNKNFIIADNLQANKTITIISPEEVSLAEAYRAFVAALEMNGLTLVPFGQFTKIIDSKKAISEPSPTYGEGERLPNLQRMVTAIVPVENSSPEEMQGIISKFVSSSATIIPYGSSLIITENASNLTRIRDLIKRLDLDEAQEQVHVYEVQYAEAADIQAKLTEIFGAGDKNQTAAQRKAAAAKKGDSGSDLNVQISQIIADERTNKLIILANPRDFGQIKSMIELLDVPTAVGGQVHVKFLEYAAAEEIASALSGLSSGSNRQQTTRRGRAPAPAPTNQVAALLDGEVQITAYTPNNALIVTAAPKDFVALESVIDRLDRPRKQVYVEAVILEIAMDTNSKLGMGFSAVSGKDYDGIIPDSAQESGLIDNTQGGIIGQSNFKGLASLFGGALGGTIGLIGPIATIPGTEISLPAFALTLMATQTDSAVNLLSAPAVMTMDNEEAEIVVADRVPFVTGIASGLSGLSGLAGLAGGSSGAAGLGALGGLGGLISPVQYEDVGITLRILPQINESSYVRLEIDQEVSDLKGASTESNPTPTRTKRSIKTVVLVEDQATVVLGGLMKESETKTVTKVPFLGDIPLLGFLFRDTGTRKVKQNLVLMLTPYIIESKSDIQKIYDRKMEERKELSKLLKIDSKDYIRNVNFQKKTGLVDRMRSTLREAQLNAAAREAAAAAFENQGPRYQILGSQGKAGQPKSNANDDSQGNPEQP from the coding sequence ATGGGTGCGACCCTCTTTGCCGGGGCTTTGGTTCCCAGCGAGGCGGCCGCCCAGGAAAATAAGCCCGGCGTGATTGAGCGGGACGCTCCGGCGACAAACGAGGCGGAGAAGGAGGCCCCGGCGGCGGCGCCCAAGCCTGCGCGCTCCAGCGGCGAGACGGTTATCACGCCCGATAACGTCAGCCCGGACGAGCGCTTCAATTTGCCGGCGAATTTCGACACGAATTATCGCCCCAAGCGCACGCCGCGAAATACTCGCGTGACCCTCGACTTTCGCCAGGCGCAGCTCGCCGAGGTGGTGAAATTCTTCGCGGCCGCGATGAATAAGAACTTCATCATCGCGGATAATCTGCAGGCGAATAAGACCATCACGATCATCTCGCCGGAGGAGGTCTCGCTGGCGGAGGCGTATCGCGCGTTCGTCGCGGCGCTCGAGATGAACGGGTTGACCCTGGTGCCCTTTGGGCAATTCACCAAGATCATCGACTCCAAGAAGGCCATCTCCGAGCCCAGCCCCACCTATGGGGAGGGCGAGCGGCTGCCGAACCTGCAGCGCATGGTCACGGCGATCGTGCCGGTCGAGAATAGCTCGCCCGAAGAGATGCAGGGGATCATCAGCAAATTCGTCAGCAGCTCGGCGACGATCATCCCCTACGGCTCAAGCCTGATCATCACCGAGAACGCCTCGAACCTCACGCGCATCCGTGACCTGATCAAGCGCCTGGACCTCGACGAGGCCCAGGAGCAGGTTCATGTCTATGAGGTCCAATATGCCGAGGCCGCCGATATTCAGGCGAAGCTGACCGAGATTTTCGGCGCCGGCGATAAGAATCAAACCGCCGCCCAGCGCAAAGCCGCGGCCGCCAAAAAAGGCGACTCCGGCAGCGACCTGAACGTCCAGATCTCGCAGATCATCGCCGACGAGCGCACCAATAAGCTGATCATCCTGGCGAACCCGCGCGACTTCGGCCAGATCAAGTCGATGATCGAGCTGCTCGACGTGCCGACCGCCGTGGGCGGCCAGGTGCACGTGAAATTCCTGGAATATGCCGCCGCCGAAGAGATCGCGTCGGCGCTGTCGGGGCTTAGCTCCGGCAGCAACCGGCAGCAAACCACGCGTCGTGGCCGCGCCCCGGCACCCGCGCCGACCAACCAGGTCGCCGCGCTGCTCGACGGCGAAGTCCAGATCACCGCCTACACGCCCAATAACGCGCTGATCGTCACCGCCGCGCCCAAGGATTTCGTCGCGCTTGAGAGCGTGATCGACCGCCTCGACCGCCCGCGCAAGCAGGTCTATGTCGAAGCCGTCATCCTCGAGATCGCCATGGACACCAACTCGAAGTTGGGCATGGGCTTTAGCGCGGTGAGCGGCAAGGATTATGACGGCATTATCCCCGACTCCGCCCAGGAGTCCGGGCTGATCGATAATACCCAGGGCGGCATTATCGGGCAGAGCAACTTCAAGGGTCTGGCCTCGCTCTTCGGCGGGGCGCTCGGCGGCACCATCGGGCTTATCGGGCCGATCGCCACGATCCCAGGCACCGAGATTTCGCTGCCCGCGTTCGCGCTGACGCTCATGGCGACCCAGACCGACAGCGCGGTGAACCTGCTGTCGGCGCCGGCTGTGATGACGATGGATAACGAGGAAGCCGAGATCGTGGTCGCCGACCGCGTCCCCTTCGTCACCGGCATCGCCAGTGGGTTGAGCGGACTGAGCGGGTTGGCCGGGCTCGCGGGCGGAAGCTCCGGCGCGGCCGGACTCGGCGCCCTGGGCGGACTCGGCGGGCTTATCTCGCCGGTGCAATACGAGGACGTCGGTATCACGCTGCGCATCTTGCCGCAGATCAACGAGAGCTCGTATGTGCGCCTCGAGATCGACCAGGAGGTCAGTGACCTTAAGGGCGCCTCGACCGAGAGCAACCCGACCCCTACGCGCACCAAGCGCAGCATCAAGACGGTCGTGTTGGTCGAGGACCAGGCCACCGTCGTGTTGGGCGGCCTGATGAAAGAGAGCGAGACCAAGACCGTCACGAAAGTGCCGTTTTTGGGCGACATACCGCTGCTCGGGTTCCTCTTCCGCGACACCGGCACGCGCAAGGTCAAACAGAACCTCGTGCTGATGCTCACGCCGTATATTATCGAGAGTAAATCCGACATTCAGAAGATTTACGACCGCAAGATGGAAGAGCGAAAAGAGCTGTCCAAGCTGCTCAAGATCGACAGCAAGGATTATATCCGCAACGTCAACTTCCAGAAGAAGACCGGGCTTGTGGACCGCATGCGCAGCACGCTTCGCGAGGCGCAGCTCAACGCCGCGGCCCGCGAGGCCGCCGCTGCCGCCTTTGAGAACCAGGGGCCGCGCTATCAGATCCTGGGCAGCCAGGGCAAAGCGGGCCAGCCGAAATCAAACGCGAACGACGACTCCCAGGGCAACCCGGAGCAACCGTAA
- a CDS encoding type II secretion system protein GspG: protein MTHMTPQNTETQDLNTLEGRLAARPRMADVIRNTKGMTLVEIMIVVTIMASIMGVVGFFVFGALDEANKKEAIIQIGNYEQLVNTYYLTTDPHSLPDSLEDLATKKRLAESIKPDPWGTPYIYKKLGGREFEIISAGPDLTEGTEDDISSKAKE from the coding sequence ATGACGCATATGACCCCGCAGAACACCGAGACTCAGGACCTGAACACCCTCGAAGGCCGCCTGGCCGCGCGCCCGCGCATGGCCGACGTGATCCGCAATACGAAGGGCATGACCCTCGTCGAGATCATGATCGTCGTCACGATTATGGCGTCGATCATGGGCGTGGTTGGCTTCTTCGTCTTCGGCGCGCTGGACGAGGCCAACAAGAAGGAGGCCATCATTCAGATCGGTAACTACGAGCAATTGGTCAACACCTACTACCTGACCACCGACCCGCACTCCCTGCCCGATAGCCTGGAGGACCTGGCGACCAAAAAACGCCTGGCCGAGAGCATCAAGCCGGACCCGTGGGGGACGCCGTATATCTACAAAAAGCTGGGCGGGCGTGAGTTCGAGATCATCAGCGCCGGGCCGGACCTGACCGAAGGCACCGAAGACGATATCAGCAGCAAGGCCAAAGAATAA